The nucleotide sequence attgacctaattttcctgaaatgctctatataacaagcgactttctatataatagtatgtcagtgatgtcagctaggcctgtatacattgtacatgtacttttagcaataaaggttattattattattattattacagtggtggtggtcagaatgaATTACACTGATGCAGCGTTAAAATGACTTACGTTCATGTGGGTGATTAGCACTAGTTACTTTCGTACAGCTGTGTCAAGAATGAGCTACACTGATACAGTAGTAGTTAGAATGAATTTGGTACAGCAGTCAAATTACATATAGTGAAAGGTAAGGTATTACATAGTTATGTAGTGTTCTTTTAGAAGCTTTTCTTTTTAAATATGATGACTATATTTCTTTAGAACACTGGCTTGTGATAATTTCATCAAAATACGACGAAAATATATAACAAAGCCACTTTTGGAAACCTGTGATGCCCTCTACTCTGAGGCAGTCACGACTCTCGTgacatataaaattaataattctaCCCTCACAAGTCTCCACTCTGTGTTCTGTCTAGTATCTACTAGGACGAGGACGAGCAGGGTCCTATCTCCCCGTGCAGAATTAGGAACAGACTTACAATgaattattatcatgggggagaGTTAAACCCGTACCGATTATACGGAGCCtatgggggggggatggaaggcattcaggcttaattcagggaattggagcatagatctaattccctagatcaagagcccctcaccagcatcagtgaACCTCCCTTGCAGGGAGACTTACAATGGAGTGAAGTGAAGGCTGCCCCTGGCTAGTTCCCCAGTGTCTACCCCAGGTTATCTTAACCTCTAGAAGTTTTCTGCACAACGATCCTCGTGCAAGAGAATGGTACCTGCAAAAATTATGGGAGTCAGTGTCTCTGATCTACGGCCAAGGCTGTGCTGAAACTCTTGGCCTACCTTATGTTATtgggtatatacctggagttcacctggagagagttcgggggtcaacgcccccgcggcccggtctgtgaccaggcctcctggtggatcagagcctgatcaaccaggctgttgctgctggctgcacgcaaaccaacgtacgagccacagcccggctgatccggaactgactttaggtgcttgtccagtgccagcttgaagactgccaggggtctgttggtaatcccccttatgtgtgctgggaggcagttgaacagtctcaggccccagacacttattgtatggtctcttaacgtgctagtgacacccctgcttttcattggggggatggtgcatcgtctgccaagtcttttgctttcgtagtgagtgattttcgtgtgcaagttcggtactagtccctctaggattttccaggtgtatataatcatgtatctctccctcctgcgttccagggaatacaggtttaggaacctcaagcgctcccaataagtgaggtgttttatctccgttatgcgcgccgtgaaggttctctgtacattttctaggtcggcaatttcacctgccttgaaaggtgctgttagtgtgcagcaatattccagcctagatagaacaagtgacctgaagagtgactaAAATAACAAGGGGAAAATTTCTTTATGCGACCAGCTACTGAGATGGCAATTACTATAGcttggtttagtgcttccctcgaTTAAAATAAAATACAAAACCTATTATAGCATACCATATTTTGGGATTTTACGCGCATACTTGACCAGCCAGGTTATGAATTGAAGGATTTGACCTTACTAGCGTCAACAGCCACCCTATTGAGTCAAGGAATATGAATAATCATCGTGGATGGGATCTTACGCAGAAGCCGCCTACTTCTGTTTATAGGCCACTACAATGTCAGTGTATTTTGTTCTCCAGAGAAAGCACTCTGCTGTTGACACTTGCGGCCAGGTAAGCTTCCTCTTTCATGTCTGGTGCTGAAGCTCTCGTGCGTTCACAAGCCCTTAGCTGGCTGCTAGGGTTCCGGTATTATTTTCTTAATCACTATTAATTTAATTCCTAAATGTAATGACCTAATATTGTCCTAAAATTATTACCATAATTCTAATATTTTATGATGTTTCAAACCCTTCCTGAATTATTACTAAGGCCTAAACCTACCGAAATGTTAAGGGTTTAAGGGTTCGTTAAtgataagataaaataagatttgttcgaatttttaaatcggaaggttagccacccagaataacccaagagagtcagtgcatcatcgaggactatctgtcttatttccattgggggtccttcaGTATTGTCTCCCAGGACGCGACCCATGCCAGTCTattaacacccaggcacccacttactgctaggttaggtgaatagggacagaagGTGTAAGGGAACATGTCCAATGTTCCCTTACACCATGCAAGAGATTAAACCAAGGAcgttcagtgtgtgaggcgagtacTCTGCCAATCAAGCCACGGGACACCCCAGTTGTTCGTTAAGAATGTTGCGTGTGATACACAAATAGACGTGCAACTCAAGATACTAAATGTTTAATATTTATTAGCCCATGGTGGGGGATTTGAATGTATGCATAAAAATTTCCACATAACGTTTAACATAGAATTAAACCCAATGACATTGCACTATATCACAGACTCTCGTTATAGTTGACAATTTCTTAACTGCAGGTGACCGGGTTACCATAGAAACAGGTGGTCCTTGTCGTACCTGTGACTTATGTATTGGTGGCAGGTACAACTTGTGTGACCAGGCCAGCTTCCACTCACCTTTGGGGCGCTATCCTGGCTGCCTCGCTCGGTACTACATTCATGATGCTGACCTCTGCTTCAAGTAAAATCTTTTATCTGAAAGTTGTTTTTTATAGTGATGACTGACTTAATTCTCTGTAAATTTTCTTCAGTGCATGTATTGTGGTTAGCATGCTTGCTCAAtagtcatttatatatatttatatttatattctattaaTGAGCGcaaggctctcaagaacattgtgagAAATACATTCCTTTTTACCTTAGTTTCGTGGTTGGaacagtagtgaatgtatgacgacacattggtggaTTTCCTATCAActgtaaattttaattttctatcaacacgatggattaaaacatctaggaacggCAAAGTGTTGTTTTTCGTGTTCTGTAGTGAACTTAATGGAATGTGCTAGACCATTGAGTCTAGGTAAGAACTCCTCAATGTTGAGATCTCTCAGCCATAGGCAAAGAACATcatctacgtatctgaaccaACTAGCTTTATCTGGGAGAATGTCTTTAAGAAGTCTAGTCTCATAGAATTTTATATACAAATTGCTGAGTAAGGGGCTAAGGGGATTTTCCATTACCATGCCTTGTTTTTGAACATATTATTTCCCTTCAAACATGAACTTACAATCAGTAACACAGTTTTACCAATTCAGTTATTATTTTCGTGGGGTAGGGCATAGGGAATTTTTCTAGTTCCTCTTCAAGGTACAAAAGCAAGTCAGGGACAGGGACTTTGGTGAACAGAGCTGTGACTTCAAAGCTCACTAGGGTAAAGTCATGAGGGACATTTAATTTCTGGAGTCTTTCGGTAAGGTCAGCGTTGATTTTAATATGTACATCCGAGATCTTACCTACTATGGGAGTTAGAAGTTTAACCAGCCATTTAGATAGGTTATATGTTGCTGAGCCTACTAAACTTATAATAGTACGGGCTGGGTACCCTGGCTTATGAGTCTTGATTACCCCATAAAGATATAGTGGAGTTGCCAACCTAGCTGACAGATGTTTAATTACCTCATCATTCCCCTTCAATAGCTCTTTAAGTTGCTTATTGTGGGGTTCTTAATGAGTGATTCCTACGTTTCATTATCTCTCAATAAATGGTTAATTTTCCCTAAACATTCAATTTTGTCCAAAATAACAGTTACCTTTGATTTATCACCTCATGAGAGGTGCAGAGTCTGATCATTATTGAGCGCCGCCTATTATTTACAAGCCGACGGTGGGGATTTTGGGTTTCCACAAATTTCTACAATCGTGACAGACTTCCTGACAACGTGAGTGACGAGGAGGGCGCCATCATTGAACCTCTGGCTGTTGCTGTCCATGCATGTCGCAGGGCTAGTGTTGAGCTGGGTTCATCTGTACTCATATGTGGTGCTGGTCCCATTGGTCTCCTCTGCCTCTTGACTGCTAAGGCTATGGGCGCCACCAACATCCTAGTTACTGGTAATGTTATCGAGGACTGTTGTGACTCATAATTAATAGTTATTAATAGATGGGTTTACAGAAATTGTAATAAATATATAGATGGGGGTTACAGAACTTGTGATAATTAATGGGGTTACAGAAGTTTCGATAACAGATGGGGGGGGCTACAGAAATTGTGATAATGGATGGTGTTACAGAAGTTGTGAGCATTAAATGTGGCCTGTTAGATTAGTATACCTATGCCAGGTAGGTAGATGCCTTGAAGGCCAAATTCATCATGTGGTGAAGGTTTCATAGCAGTATTATAGTCCATTTCATGTACTGTACTAGGTGCAATATTATTTATGTGAATTATCGAATAACAAACATGTCAGTCATTTACTTTTACAAGTAATTTTTAGGCGTTTCCGAAGAAGGACATTTAAAATGTTGCCTGAAAAATGTTCGTGTTTCCTTTTCCAGCTTTTCAAATTTATTTTGCTCACAACTCGATAATGCCTCAACCAGTCGGCTTCAGATTCTCAACGCTTATGTACGGCAACGAAACGCTATATGAGACCtgcggatttagcgctttccTTTGCTTAATACATTAACATTTTATGCGACGTCACTTTCAATGGCTGATGCATCGTATGAAATGGATAGAACGTTTCACGCGTTTAAGTTGTGCAGACATAATTTTTATTGGTTTCTCTGCAATAAATGGAAAATGCATCTTTTGGTCAGTTTTAAATTTTTAATGCTGATATGTTTTCCTTAAAGGAAATAATCTCTTGATGTCAGGTTGTGTGAGTTATCATGTgtcaattttattaatcaaattggtgTCTGCGAGATAATTAGTGAATATCTTtcctgatcagaaataagtcacagtgccTGACtttttatcctaggttaaatcaaCTTAATGTTCATTGAACTGTCTATAACATCCGTGTGCCTTCAAGACCAGTCAAAAATTTGTATATTATGTACACTAAGTTTACATAGATCTTACAAACTTACTGTACTTTCTTAGAAGCTGATCCATCTTACCTAGAGAAATGGTTGGCTTGATTTTGAGTATGATTTTTTATTTTGAGTTGACTTCATTTCTGAGTATCGCCTCTCATCAACTCTTCCatgctgataacttgataatggaATTTTTTGAGCGGCTTCAGGCTTATTGTGCTAGTTTGTTTTGGGAAATTGGTCTCTTGTGGTCTTTTAAAGGTTTCAATTAAATTTGGGTTATATATGTCTTAATTtacctttttcttttttattgaAGAATTTTGGATATTTGATTCCATGTAATGACTCGTGAATGcagttgtggaaaattacatttatctgaatgtaactaattatgtacataacagtaaatgataacaaagataattattatttatcagttacatagacaagtaggaatttgggacacctaggtcgcaaaaatgtcccccttcgatacctacaactgtcatatccacaagttgctctagatctattaattataaataaaaaatacatcaccaggaattctggtaaagaaaaatttgtggactgtatattaaattaataaaggattatatatatatatatacacatacacataacagaaggagaatatcctaatatcactcaccaatttgactggagattaaggtgtatcatacacagaaaacctcactgtctatacatgaaaataacactggccagaattacaaacataacagacttatctgaggttcctggagctgtcttgtccagtcgcctgatatctcaagtcatgcagaaatgcacatccaacaattttgcctcctatttaagaggtgtcaacccaattttacctctagagcacaaaaattcttcacattattaactGACATCTGTTACcccattcaaacaaaatggcgagtcCCTTCTGCGCAGGCACAGCTTCTTCCCATTTTTCGTAACAtaatttattaaatacagtatggccatctatttacatataactactgtatttctggaaaatatatacagtattttccacactgcggccgggtggagttcgttgctaaacgactcaaactgctccttcctttaggagacgattccagccagttctggcttgagtggctgttctcctagtaggtcttactacgatttcctcttcctgcatcacttggtcagcattACCTTccgtatcactcgtgtcactttcccttagattttcatttacatttgattgaatgtcatttaattccaagggaatcaatttattaattgtgcgtaaactttcctggccatgacacaacactttgacattccggacaacaccttgtgcatctgggtacaatgtcaatactttgcccagaggccacaatgttcgatgttgttcagtgtcaattaacacagtcacctggttgaatgatctgtcgatttactgcctctgtcgcaccataaaagtgttcacgtagtgtaagaagatattccttacgccacacattagaccagtgatcaattactttatttaacattttaaatttattacacaacactgccacatcattgtaatcttcatcattttcttctgtcatttcacatataattattaagtaattaactaattaatgacttcactaattacctccggttcaagaaggaccaacgggcatattaaatgtggaaaattgcatttatctgaatgtaactaattatgtacataacagtaaatgataacaaagataattattatttatcatttacatagacaagtaggaatttgggacacctaggttgcaaaaatgtccccctttgatacctacaactgtcatatccacaagttgctctagacctattaattataaataaaagatacatcaccaggaattctggtaaataaaaatttgtggactgtatattaaattaataaaggattatatatatacacatacacataacagaaggagaatatcttaatatcactcaccaatttgactggagattaaggtgtatcatacacagaaaacctcactgtctatacatgaaaataacactggccagaattacacacataacagacttatctgaggttcctggagctgtcttgtccagtcgcctgatatctcaagtcatacagaaatgcacatccaacaatttcacctcctatttgagaggtgtcaacccaattttacctctagagcacgaaaattcttcacattattaactaACGTCTGTTACcccattcaaacaaaatggcgagccccttctgcgcaggcgcagcttcttcccatttttcataacataaatttttattaaagTATGGCCATCtgtttacatataactactgtatttctggaaaatatatacagtattttccacagcagtcttctgATTCTCCTCAAAACTTCAACACTAATATTCAACTACATTATCAATTTATACCACACTCGCCATTATTCCAGTCGCAGACACTGAGGCACAGGGCACTCGTTTGATGGAATACAAGGATACCTGTCTCCACTCGCGTAGCAACTCAAATACATTAAGTTTTTAGGCTATCACGAGAATTGCTCGCATACAAAATACATTTTTTCACACCCTGTCTGCCCACCTTTTTTCTCTTCTCCAACTCTTGTTTTAATATACATTTGTTCCCGATGATCACATTAATATCAAATTTAGAAACTTAGCCCTGCATAGTAGTCCTTTTATTGAGAGAATTACAATAATTAAAAAGTCATGCAGAAATGAGCAAATATATTTTATAACCTCTAACAGATATCAAAGAGAATCGTCTTAAGACTGCTAAGAATATCGGTGCtcatcacacactgctggtggatgACAGTGACCCCAAGATTCTAGCTAAGAAGATCAAAGATGTAATGGGTTGCATGCCACCCATAACACTGGAGTGCAGTGGCACACAGTCTGCTATTACCACCGGTATCTATGTAAGTTGAAAGCTAATTATGTTAATATGCTAATGAATGGCACATACGGACAAACATGAACATAATATAACAGCTTCTTTAAGAGGACTTCATTGTGAAGTCGAAATATAAGaatcttatttttattttcttcatcGTTTGTGCCATCAATGTATTTAAAATTTTGTGTTTGGATGATCATGTATTTTCAGTGTGTAGGAGCAATATAGTAGAATATAAACAAGAATCTTAGCTTAAGAAAGATTTTGATTCAACACAATCATGAAATTCAGTAGTTATTACTTATGCTATATATGTTGAAGAATATAGTCTCTAGATTGTCTAGAATGTTGTGCTAAGACTGCACAAGTTATAATAGTGATtgacaaattatatttcttgtaCAGGCGACCAGGTCTAGTggagtgataatgttagtaggTGTTGGATCACCTCAAGTAACATTGCCACTTGTTCACGCTGGCATGAGGGAAATAGACATCAGAGGTGTATATCGTTACATCCAATGGTGAGTAAACTCTTGTTATACATATACTTTATTTTTGCCTTTCTGAGTTTTGAAGGGAAAAGTTGCATTTGAGTGTATCAAATTAAAATCAAGTATAAGATGTGGCCTGCTTTGTAATTTGTGTATCACCATCAACAGAAAAACATACAGCTTCCTTCAATATTTAAAGTTAATGAAATTTTTAATTGTATTAAATTTTGTATACAATATTCGTGTTATTTCAACATATATAACTAAAATGCACCAGGATTATTTTGATAGTTTGCCAGTCTTGTACAACAGTCGtgaattaatacagtggacccccgcataacgatcacctccgaatgcgaccaattatgtaagtgtatttatgtaagtgcgtttgtacgtgtatgtttgggggtctgaaatggactaatctacttcacaatattccttatgggaacaaattcggtcagtactggcacctgaacatacttctggagtgaaaaaatatcgttaaccgggggtccactctatttcattgttctgtagtAGTTTCTTAAAAACAATTAAAGTAACGGTCACTCACTACTAACCTAAAATTTGTAGATATAACTTACAGTCCTTTAATGGTGTACATGATGCCGATGAAAGGTTTTTGATCCCTGAATCTGAACTTAAACTCCGGATCAAACCTTATTTCATCCCATTACTTAATTGTGCagcccctgtgggtttagtgcttcgctatgaatttaataataatatataattgaGAAGAATTTAGAAAAGCTTAAATTGCCGGATACTAAAT is from Cherax quadricarinatus isolate ZL_2023a chromosome 29, ASM3850222v1, whole genome shotgun sequence and encodes:
- the LOC128690537 gene encoding sorbitol dehydrogenase (The sequence of the model RefSeq protein was modified relative to this genomic sequence to represent the inferred CDS: added 48 bases not found in genome assembly), with the translated sequence MENTFPVLHGLADLRLETHPIPPLKPNDVLIRISKVGLCGSDISLVYKGRVGDSVRKPPLGVGHECSGVVTKCGPAVKNFKPGDRVTIETGGPCRTCDLCIGGRYNLCDQASFHSPLGRYPGCLARYYIHDADLCFKLPDNVSDEEGAIIEPLAVAVHACRRASVELGSSVLICGAGPIGLLCLLTAKAMGATNILVTDIKENRLKTAKNIGAHHTLLVDDSDPKILAKKIKDVMGCMPPITLECSGTQSAITTGIYATRSSGVIMLVGVGSPQVTLPLVHAGMREIDIRGVYRYIQCYPAAIAMIANGLIDVKPLITHRFKFEEFQKAFDMFHTGEDGAIKCMISCD